In a genomic window of Mycolicibacterium neoaurum VKM Ac-1815D:
- a CDS encoding VOC family protein produces the protein MTTAQLAPGHVGINVTDLSRSIDFYRRALGFESLHVNDDGDRKFAFLGLDGELRVTLWQQSAGAFSTRTPGLHHLAFLVDSIDDVRTVQARLKDLGVTFTHEGVVAHSEGTPSGGIFFTDPDGIRLEVYTLDGVHNEPAPHGESPTCGFF, from the coding sequence ATGACCACGGCACAACTCGCCCCCGGCCACGTCGGCATCAACGTCACCGACCTCAGTCGGTCCATCGACTTCTACCGGCGTGCACTGGGCTTCGAGTCGTTGCACGTCAACGACGATGGTGACCGCAAGTTCGCCTTCCTCGGGCTCGACGGCGAACTGCGCGTGACCCTGTGGCAACAAAGCGCAGGCGCGTTCTCCACCCGCACTCCCGGTCTGCACCACCTGGCGTTCTTGGTCGACAGCATCGATGATGTCCGCACCGTGCAAGCCAGGCTCAAGGACCTCGGCGTGACGTTCACCCACGAGGGCGTGGTCGCACACAGTGAGGGCACGCCGTCAGGCGGGATCTTCTTCACCGATCCCGACGGGATTCGGCTCGAGGTCTATACGTTGGACGGCGTGCACAACGAGCCTGCGCCCCACGGCGAGTCGCCCACCTGCGGTTTCTTCTGA
- a CDS encoding pyridoxamine 5'-phosphate oxidase family protein yields MTVYHAGELAVQHRLGQSDIARRLSRMVRDEIPAAAADFLTEQPMAVLAATDDAGRVWAGLITGPVGFMHADDGVVTIEALPVPGDPLHDVLNGRPRQVGMIAIEPQSRHRMRINGIATATGTGLSIHPDQVYSNCPKYISRRHIERVTAPPARRDLRRTDALDDTMRRRLAEADTFFVGSADPDGNADASHRGGNPGFLEVLSPTRLRWPDYRGNSMFMTLGNIATNSSVGLLIPDWDTGSTLQLTGTAEIVWESAEGVQCFVEFDIAEAVEISDVSPLHWSTAALSPANPA; encoded by the coding sequence ATGACCGTCTACCACGCGGGTGAGCTGGCGGTGCAGCACCGCCTGGGCCAGAGCGATATCGCCCGCCGCCTCAGCAGGATGGTGCGCGACGAGATACCCGCGGCGGCAGCGGATTTCCTGACCGAGCAACCGATGGCCGTCCTCGCCGCCACCGATGACGCCGGCCGGGTCTGGGCCGGTCTGATCACCGGCCCGGTCGGCTTCATGCACGCTGATGACGGCGTCGTCACCATCGAGGCGCTGCCTGTCCCCGGCGATCCGCTGCACGATGTGCTGAACGGCCGCCCTCGGCAGGTGGGCATGATCGCGATCGAGCCGCAGAGCCGGCACCGGATGCGCATCAACGGCATCGCGACGGCCACCGGTACCGGGCTGTCCATTCATCCCGATCAGGTGTATTCCAACTGCCCGAAGTACATCTCCCGCAGGCATATCGAGAGGGTCACGGCCCCGCCCGCACGGCGCGATCTGCGCAGGACCGATGCCCTCGACGACACCATGCGGCGCCGGCTCGCCGAAGCCGACACGTTCTTTGTCGGATCCGCCGACCCCGACGGCAACGCCGATGCCTCACACCGCGGTGGGAATCCCGGCTTCCTGGAGGTCCTGTCCCCCACTCGGCTGCGCTGGCCCGACTATCGGGGCAACTCGATGTTCATGACGCTGGGCAACATCGCCACCAACTCCAGCGTCGGTCTGCTGATCCCGGACTGGGACACCGGAAGCACCCTGCAATTGACCGGGACGGCCGAGATCGTGTGGGAAAGTGCCGAGGGTGTCCAATGTTTCGTGGAGTTCGACATCGCCGAGGCGGTCGAGATCTCCGACGTCAGCCCGTTGCACTGGAGCACCGCCGCGCTGTCGCCGGCCAACCCGGCCTGA